A window from Lagopus muta isolate bLagMut1 chromosome 5, bLagMut1 primary, whole genome shotgun sequence encodes these proteins:
- the PRPF38B gene encoding pre-mRNA-splicing factor 38B, producing the protein MANNGPAVGAGNCQGQQAVQHQPGAVPPAQQQLQSGAPKPAASGKQGNVLPLWGNEKTMNLNPMILTNILSSPYFKVQLYELKTYHEVVDEIYFKVTHVEPWEKGSRKTAGQTGMCGGVRGVGTGGIVSTAFCLLYKLFTLKLTRKQVMGLITHTDSPYIRALGFMYIRYTQPPTDLWDWFESFLDDEEDLDVKAGGGCVMTIGEMLRSFLTKLEWFSTLFPRIPVPVQKTIDQQIKSRPRKIKKDGKEGMEEIDRHTERRRSRSPRRSISPRRSPRRSRSRSHHREAHGSSSFDRELERERERQRLEREAKEREKERRRSRSSDRALERRRSRSRERYRSRSRSRDRKGDRRDRDREREKENERSRKKERDYDKDRGSEREKDSDRSRERSKERKSKGDTEERRHKDDKDDKKHRDDKRDSKKERKHSRSRSRERKHRSRSRSKNTGKRSRSRSKEKSSKHKGESKEKSNKRSRSRSRGRTDSVEKSRKRDHSPSKERSRKRSRSKERSHKHDHSDSKDHSDKHDRRRSQSTERESQEKQQKNKDETV; encoded by the exons ATGGCCAACAACGGCCCCGCCGTCGGCGCCGGTAACTGCCAGGGGCAGCAGGCGGTCCAGCACCAGCCCGGCGCGGTGCCGCcggcccagcagcagctgcagagcggAGCTCCCAAGCCGGCGGCCTCGGGCAAGCAGGGCAACGTGCTGCCGCTGTGGGGGAACGAGAAGACCATGAACCTCAACCCCATGATCCTCACCAACATCCTCTCGTCGCCCTACTTCAAGGTGCAGCTCTACGAGCTCAAAACGTACCACGAAGTGGTGGACGAGATCTACTTCAAG GTTACGCATGTTGAACCATGGGAAAAGGggagcagaaaaacagcaggcCAGACAGGAATGTGTGGAGGG gTACGTGGTGTTGGAACTGGAGGAATTGTGTCTACTGCCTTTTGTCTGCTCTATAAATTATTTACACTGAAGCTCACCCGTAAGCAAGTGATGGGCCTTATTACACATACGGACTCTCCATATATTAGAGCTCTTGGATTTATGTATATTAG GTACACACAGCCACCTACAGATCTATGGGACTGGTTTGAATCCTTCCTTGATGATGAAGAG GACTTGGATGTGAAGGCCGGTGGAGGCTGCGTCATGACCATTGGGGAGATGCTTCGTTCCTTCCTCACTAAGCTTGAATGGTTTTCCACATTGTTTCCAAGAATTCCTGTGCCAGTCCAGAAGACTATTGATCAGCAAATTAAAAGCAGaccaagaaaaattaaaaaagatggCAAGGAGGGAATGGAAGAAATAGACCGGCATACAGAACGTAGACGTTCAAG gtctCCAAGACGATCCATCAGTCCCAGGAGGTCTCCCAGAAGATCCAGAAGCAGAAGTCATCATCGCGAAGCCCATGGGTCATCTAGTTTTGATAGAGAacttgaaagagaaagagaacgTCAGCGATTGGAACGTGAAgctaaagagagagaaaaagagaggcGTAGGTCTCGAAGTTCTGATCGTGCACTAGAAAGGAGACGAAGCAGAAGCAGGGAACGATATAGAAGCCGTAGTCGAAGTCGTGACaggaaaggagacagaagagaCAGGGATAGGGAgcgagagaaagaaaatgaacgCAGCcggaaaaaagagagagattatGATAAGGATAGAGGtagtgagagagaaaaagatagTGATCGGTCTAGAGAAAGATcgaaagaaaggaaaagtaaaggtgacacagaagagagaagacACAAGGATGACAAAGATGACAAGAAACACCGGGATGATAAGAGGGATtccaaaaaagagagaaagcataGCAGAAGTCGAAGCCGGGAAAGAAAGCATAGGAGTAGAAGCCGAAGTAAGAATACGGGCAAGCGCAGCAGAAGCAGGAGCAAAGAGAAATCAAGTAAGCATAAAggtgaaagcaaagagaaatcaaataaaCGAAGTAGAAGCAGAAGCAGGGGAAGAACAGATAGTGTTGAGAAGTCAAGAAAACGAGATCACAGTCCCAGTAAAGAAAGATCTAGAAAGCGTAGTAGAAGCAAAGAACGTTCCCACAAACATGATCACAGTGATAGCAAGGACCATTCGGACAAACACGATCGTCGAAGGAGCCAAAGTACAGAGCGAGAGAGCcaggaaaagcaacagaaaaacaaagatgagaCTGTGTGA